The Candidatus Zixiibacteriota bacterium genome includes the window TGTCGGAGATCTGGTCAAAGAAATGAGTAGTTTGCAGGGGGAACCGGTCGCTATCTCTCGTTTTGTCCGTTTCCGTCTTGGAGAATAACTTCGGATGTTAACAGACTCTGCCCCACCAGCCTATAAACGAGTTCTGCTAAAACTCTCAGGCGAATCATTGATGGGACCGAGCGATTACGGTATTCACACACAGACCGTCGAATCAATCTGCTCACAAATTAAAGACATGAAGCAACTCGACATCGAACTTGCAATAGTCGTAGGCGGCGGAAATATTTTCAGAGGAATGAATGCTGCAGAGCGAGGTATGGAGCGCGTCACGGCTGATAACATGGGAATGCTGGCGACGGTGATGAACGCCCTTGCGCTCATGGACACCCTCGAGAAAATGGGCATCTACACACGGGTTATGTCGGCGGTGAAAATCGAAGCCTTTGCCGAGACATATATACGCCGCCGCGCTGTGCGCCATATGGAAAAAGGACGCACCGTCGTTTTTGCGGCCGGTACAGGCAATCCATATTTCAGCACCGACACCGCCGCATCGCTCCGCGCGATGGAAATCGGCGCAGATCTTATGATCAAAGCGACCAATGTCGACGGTGTATATTCCGCTGACCCCAAAAAAGTACCCGGCGCAGTGTTTTATCCATCGCTCAGCTTCATGGATGTCCTGACCCAGGACCTGAAAGTGATGGATTCAACCGCCATTTCACTTCTCAAAGATTATCATATTCCTGTGCGGGTAGTCGATATCGGAATCGAAGGCGTGCTTAAACGCGTCGTCACAGGCGAAGATGTTGGAACACTTATCTCCTAATATTAATAAGTCAATAAGACAGAGGGCGACAGGAGTCTCATTATGCTTGATAAGATTTTCACAGAAACAACTGACAAGATGCACAAGACCGTTGATACGGTCACCCGCGAACTCGGGACAGTGCGAACTGGAAAAGCGTCATCGCACCTGCTTGATATGGTGCGCGTCGAAGCCTATGGCACAACCATGCCGATAAATCAGGTCGCTACCGTGAGCGCGCCTGAACCGCGTCTGGTCGTGGTCCAGGCCTTCGATAAGTCGACAGTCGGCGATATTGTCAAAGGGATTCAGAAGGCCGATTTGGGGCTGAACCCGTCGGTCGATGGCGCGCTTATCCGTCTGGCAATCCC containing:
- the pyrH gene encoding UMP kinase, coding for MLTDSAPPAYKRVLLKLSGESLMGPSDYGIHTQTVESICSQIKDMKQLDIELAIVVGGGNIFRGMNAAERGMERVTADNMGMLATVMNALALMDTLEKMGIYTRVMSAVKIEAFAETYIRRRAVRHMEKGRTVVFAAGTGNPYFSTDTAASLRAMEIGADLMIKATNVDGVYSADPKKVPGAVFYPSLSFMDVLTQDLKVMDSTAISLLKDYHIPVRVVDIGIEGVLKRVVTGEDVGTLIS
- the frr gene encoding ribosome recycling factor; the protein is MLDKIFTETTDKMHKTVDTVTRELGTVRTGKASSHLLDMVRVEAYGTTMPINQVATVSAPEPRLVVVQAFDKSTVGDIVKGIQKADLGLNPSVDGALIRLAIPALNEERRKDLVKQCKHIVEEGRVAIRNIRRDANEHIKKALKDKKISEDEEVNALIDTQKYTDTYISQLDQLLVVKEKEVMEV